Proteins from a single region of Crassaminicella profunda:
- a CDS encoding putative glycoside hydrolase encodes MNKNKKILVAAILALTMGSTMMLSGCQAPASKADETTTKEVYEENKNQKSEENASKEESNKEEQKNIVYISASKLNVRQEATKDSSIVDSFMKGTGVKVIEEQTKENGDLWYKISFDTIDGEKTGWIKSDYTVKDRTELLSEALRVLDFSPQEKVDAYTNNPRVKVKGVYMTEHSFIGQGFERLLKLAQETEINAFVIDVKDDDGIMLFPTEAAAKHSPEANKRARISIEKFQERMQILKDNGIYAIARIVTFKDPTYTKQHPDRAILDKRTGKTFVSRDKLRWASPHDRELWNYDIEVAKEAARLGFNEIQFDYVRFPASNGNKLDKVLDYRNVSEDHSKPQTIQHFLQQAYRELSKEEVYISADIFGLVGSVADDMGLGQYWEGVSNVTDYVSPMMYPSHYANGTYKLSVPDAYPYETVYQGTKDSIARNKNIETPATIRPWIQDFTASWVKGHIKYGPKQVKDQIRALKENGVDEYLLWNAANKYSQDALK; translated from the coding sequence ATGAATAAAAATAAGAAGATTTTAGTCGCAGCAATACTTGCGCTAACGATGGGAAGTACCATGATGCTTAGTGGATGCCAGGCACCAGCCTCAAAGGCAGATGAAACGACTACTAAAGAGGTTTATGAGGAGAATAAAAACCAAAAGAGTGAAGAAAATGCATCAAAAGAAGAATCTAATAAAGAGGAACAAAAAAATATTGTTTACATCAGTGCTAGCAAATTAAATGTACGACAAGAGGCTACAAAGGACTCATCTATTGTAGATAGTTTTATGAAGGGAACAGGTGTCAAAGTTATTGAAGAACAAACAAAAGAGAATGGGGATCTTTGGTATAAAATTTCCTTTGATACAATAGATGGAGAAAAGACAGGATGGATTAAATCAGATTATACGGTAAAGGATCGTACTGAATTGTTAAGTGAAGCTTTAAGAGTGCTAGATTTTTCACCACAGGAAAAGGTGGATGCGTATACAAATAATCCAAGGGTGAAAGTAAAAGGGGTTTACATGACAGAGCATTCTTTCATAGGGCAGGGCTTTGAAAGACTTTTAAAGCTTGCACAGGAGACAGAAATTAATGCTTTTGTCATAGATGTAAAAGATGATGATGGAATCATGTTATTTCCAACAGAGGCGGCAGCAAAACATTCACCAGAAGCAAATAAAAGAGCAAGAATTAGTATAGAAAAGTTTCAAGAAAGAATGCAAATCTTAAAAGATAATGGTATTTATGCTATTGCAAGAATTGTTACCTTTAAAGATCCTACTTATACAAAGCAACATCCTGATAGAGCTATCCTTGACAAAAGAACAGGAAAAACCTTTGTAAGTAGAGACAAATTAAGATGGGCATCTCCTCATGATCGGGAGCTTTGGAATTATGATATAGAAGTAGCAAAAGAAGCTGCAAGATTAGGATTTAATGAAATACAATTTGACTATGTTCGTTTCCCTGCATCTAATGGAAATAAGCTTGATAAAGTGCTAGATTATAGAAATGTGAGTGAGGATCATAGCAAACCTCAAACTATTCAACATTTCTTACAACAAGCCTATAGAGAACTTTCAAAAGAAGAAGTTTATATTAGTGCGGATATATTTGGATTGGTAGGTTCTGTTGCAGATGATATGGGACTTGGTCAATATTGGGAAGGTGTAAGCAATGTAACGGATTATGTATCTCCTATGATGTATCCAAGTCATTATGCAAATGGAACATATAAGTTATCTGTACCAGATGCTTATCCTTATGAGACTGTGTACCAAGGGACAAAGGATTCTATTGCAAGAAACAAAAACATAGAAACTCCTGCAACTATAAGACCTTGGATTCAAGATTTTACAGCTAGCTGGGTAAAGGGACATATCAAATATGGACCAAAGCAAGTAAAGGATCAAATTAGAGCGTTAAAAGAAAATGGTGTAGATGAATATTTATTGTGGAATGCGGCCAATAAGTATTCACAAGATGCCTTAAAATAA
- a CDS encoding sensor histidine kinase, protein MKVTVRAYILIGLILLQSFIVMFLTNRTIINLMGNVIVNFQYPYYMGIVINLLGVSAIICIFYILYFLRKEKEGIIKLNNSKEVIDALQGQKHDFINHLNLIAGMLQLEQSKKALDYIFKISQKVEGVFSISKIENIEIAATLGRKCTIAESKGIKVELDISTSLENLYIDSMDICTVLFNLIDNAIYELEDCKEEEKVLIIDIAEHEEECVILIGNSYPILSEKMYEKIFEKGYSTKEGDGHGYGLNIVKQIINKNKGRITVESYEGVGTVFTIFLPTRKRVARCS, encoded by the coding sequence ATGAAGGTTACTGTTCGAGCGTATATATTGATAGGTTTAATATTATTACAGAGTTTTATTGTCATGTTTTTGACTAATAGAACTATCATAAATTTGATGGGGAATGTAATTGTTAATTTTCAATATCCCTATTATATGGGAATTGTAATCAATCTCTTGGGTGTTAGTGCAATTATTTGTATATTTTACATTTTATATTTTTTAAGAAAAGAAAAAGAAGGTATTATTAAACTAAACAATTCTAAGGAAGTCATTGATGCATTACAAGGGCAAAAGCATGATTTTATCAATCATTTAAACTTAATTGCTGGGATGCTTCAATTGGAACAGAGTAAAAAAGCATTAGATTATATTTTTAAAATTTCACAAAAGGTTGAAGGTGTTTTTTCTATATCTAAAATTGAAAATATTGAAATAGCTGCTACTTTAGGAAGAAAGTGTACTATTGCAGAAAGCAAAGGAATAAAGGTAGAGTTAGATATTAGTACTTCCTTAGAGAATTTATATATAGATTCTATGGATATTTGTACCGTATTATTTAATTTGATAGATAATGCCATTTATGAATTAGAGGATTGCAAAGAGGAAGAGAAGGTTCTTATTATAGATATTGCTGAGCATGAGGAAGAATGTGTGATTTTAATAGGGAATTCCTATCCTATTTTATCAGAGAAAATGTATGAAAAAATATTTGAAAAAGGATACTCAACAAAAGAAGGGGACGGACATGGGTATGGTCTCAACATTGTAAAACAGATTATTAATAAAAATAAAGGAAGAATTACGGTAGAAAGTTATGAAGGCGTGGGAACTGTATTTACTATATTTTTACCTACAAGAAAACGTGTAGCGAGATGTTCTTAA
- a CDS encoding accessory gene regulator ArgB-like protein — translation MEKCIGKILGVYKNQLELDEGQEAILRYSLHLIMSMFLGYFLALVLAKALGIFSYVLIIMLTISILRSCSGGAHCESMWNCAIFSMIVANALGFLTKMVVPTKEIILSAIVFVFLFGLWSISKYAPADTPQKPITSIEKIKKLKVKSLVILLVWCFFNVGYYLLFNKVHGIMLASSLGILCQCFSITKIGYKLWQQSDILLNKILRK, via the coding sequence ATGGAAAAGTGTATAGGGAAAATCTTAGGTGTGTACAAAAATCAATTGGAGCTGGATGAAGGACAAGAAGCTATTTTGAGATATTCTTTGCATTTAATTATGAGTATGTTTTTAGGATATTTCTTAGCTCTTGTTCTCGCTAAAGCTTTAGGGATTTTTTCGTATGTGTTAATCATCATGTTGACTATATCCATACTACGGTCTTGTTCAGGAGGGGCTCATTGTGAAAGCATGTGGAATTGTGCAATTTTTAGTATGATTGTAGCCAATGCTTTAGGATTTTTGACAAAGATGGTTGTACCAACTAAAGAAATTATATTATCAGCAATCGTGTTTGTTTTTTTATTTGGATTATGGAGTATTAGTAAATATGCACCTGCAGATACACCACAAAAGCCTATAACTTCTATAGAAAAAATAAAGAAATTAAAAGTAAAATCATTAGTTATTTTGTTAGTGTGGTGTTTTTTTAATGTAGGATATTATTTGCTTTTTAACAAGGTTCATGGGATCATGCTTGCATCTAGTTTAGGGATTTTATGTCAATGTTTTTCCATAACTAAAATAGGGTATAAACTCTGGCAACAGTCAGATATTTTACTAAATAAAATATTAAGGAAATAA
- a CDS encoding cyclic lactone autoinducer peptide — protein sequence MMRRLLQLSMVVLTFLAFTSATGACSTINYQPELPEQLKDM from the coding sequence ATGATGAGAAGGTTATTACAATTATCAATGGTAGTTCTTACATTTCTAGCCTTTACAAGTGCAACAGGGGCATGCTCTACTATAAACTATCAGCCAGAATTACCGGAGCAGCTAAAAGACATGTAA
- a CDS encoding xanthine phosphoribosyltransferase, with amino-acid sequence MKLLQEKIKAEGEVLSETILKVDSFLNHQIDAKLMLEIGKEFANLFKDEKITKVITIEVSGIAPAMAAAAYLDVPLVFAKKTKSVTMDENVYSSDVVSFTKGVTNTIQIAKKFIDKKDKILIIDDFLASGNALVALNKIIKESGATLVGAGIVIEKGFQKGGEKLRKEGFKIESLAIVEKMGKDGIVFKK; translated from the coding sequence ATGAAATTATTACAAGAAAAAATTAAAGCAGAAGGCGAAGTACTTTCAGAGACCATTTTAAAAGTAGATTCTTTCTTAAATCATCAAATTGATGCCAAATTGATGCTAGAAATAGGAAAGGAATTTGCGAATCTATTTAAAGATGAAAAAATTACTAAAGTTATTACTATTGAGGTATCAGGGATTGCACCAGCTATGGCTGCTGCTGCTTATTTAGATGTACCCTTAGTATTTGCAAAAAAAACAAAGTCTGTCACTATGGATGAAAATGTTTATAGTAGTGACGTAGTATCTTTTACAAAGGGAGTTACCAATACGATTCAGATAGCAAAAAAGTTTATAGATAAGAAAGATAAAATTCTAATTATTGATGATTTTCTTGCGTCTGGAAATGCTTTAGTTGCATTAAATAAAATCATCAAAGAAAGTGGAGCTACTTTAGTAGGAGCAGGAATTGTTATTGAGAAGGGATTCCAAAAGGGTGGAGAAAAGCTTCGAAAGGAAGGCTTTAAGATAGAATCTTTAGCAATTGTTGAAAAGATGGGGAAAGATGGAATTGTTTTTAAAAAATAA
- a CDS encoding BMP family ABC transporter substrate-binding protein: MRKKLLCFVALMMTFVMIFTGCGQKTTADESQKGEEKLKVAFIYIGPVGDAGWSYSHDEGRKYLVENMSEVETTVIESVPEGSDSERVLTELAEKGNKIIFATSFGYMDSVMNVAKKYPDITFLHCSGYKTGENVATYFGRMYQPRYLSGIVAAKKTESNVIGYVAAMPIPEVIRGINAFTLGVKSVNPEATVKVVWTNTWYDPAKEKEAAKSLLDAGADVITQHQDTPGPQQAAQEQNAFSIGYNTDMSKFAPEAYLTAPVWNWGPYYLNTVKAVKEGTWKSEKYWGGLKDGVVALAPMTDLVDDEIKALVEEEQKKLIETDWDVFTGTIKDQDGNVKVEEGKTLTDEELLSMDWFVEGVEGTIGK; this comes from the coding sequence ATGAGAAAAAAATTATTGTGTTTCGTAGCTTTAATGATGACTTTTGTTATGATCTTTACAGGATGTGGACAAAAGACTACAGCAGATGAGAGTCAAAAGGGAGAAGAGAAATTAAAAGTAGCATTTATCTACATAGGACCTGTAGGAGATGCTGGGTGGTCTTATTCTCATGATGAAGGAAGAAAGTATTTAGTAGAGAATATGTCAGAAGTAGAAACGACTGTTATAGAATCTGTACCAGAGGGTTCTGATTCAGAAAGAGTGTTAACAGAGCTTGCTGAAAAAGGAAATAAGATTATTTTTGCAACAAGCTTTGGATATATGGATTCAGTGATGAATGTGGCAAAAAAATACCCAGACATTACTTTCTTACATTGTTCAGGATATAAAACGGGTGAGAATGTGGCTACTTACTTTGGAAGAATGTATCAGCCAAGATATTTATCTGGAATTGTAGCAGCAAAGAAAACAGAGTCTAATGTGATTGGTTATGTAGCAGCTATGCCTATTCCAGAAGTAATTAGAGGAATCAATGCTTTTACATTAGGAGTAAAAAGTGTTAATCCTGAGGCAACTGTCAAAGTAGTTTGGACAAATACATGGTATGATCCAGCAAAAGAAAAAGAAGCGGCAAAGAGTTTACTTGATGCAGGTGCTGATGTGATTACACAACATCAAGATACACCAGGACCACAGCAGGCTGCTCAAGAGCAAAATGCATTTTCTATTGGATATAATACAGATATGAGTAAATTTGCACCAGAGGCTTATTTAACTGCTCCTGTTTGGAATTGGGGACCATATTACTTAAATACTGTAAAAGCTGTTAAAGAAGGAACATGGAAATCAGAAAAGTATTGGGGAGGACTTAAGGATGGTGTTGTAGCCTTAGCTCCTATGACAGATTTAGTAGATGATGAAATAAAAGCTCTTGTAGAAGAAGAACAAAAGAAATTAATAGAAACAGATTGGGACGTATTTACAGGAACCATTAAGGATCAAGATGGAAATGTAAAAGTTGAAGAAGGAAAAACATTAACAGATGAAGAGCTACTTTCAATGGATTGGTTTGTTGAAGGTGTAGAAGGAACTATTGGTAAGTAA